The Pan troglodytes isolate AG18354 chromosome 8, NHGRI_mPanTro3-v2.0_pri, whole genome shotgun sequence genome window below encodes:
- the LIPF gene encoding gastric triacylglycerol lipase, whose translation MWLLLTMASLISVLGTTHGFFGKLHPESPEVTMNISQMITYWGYPNEEYEVVTEDGYILEVNRIPYGKKNSGNTGQRPVVFLQHGLLASATNWISNLPNNSLAFILADAGYDVWLGNSRGNTWARRNLYYSPDSVEFWAFSFDEMAKYDLPATIDFIVKKTGQKQLHYVGHSQGTTIGFIAFSTNPSLAKRIKTFYALAPVATVKYTKSLINKLRFVPQSLFKIIFGDKIFYPHNFFDQFLATEVCSRETLNLLCSNALFIICGFDSKNFNTSRLDVYLSHNPAGTSVQNMFHWSQAVKSGKFQAYDWGSPVQNRMHYDQSQPPYYNVTAMNVPIAVWNGGKDLLADPQDVGLLLPKLPNLIYHKEIPFYNHLDFIWAMDAPQEVYNDIVSMISEDKK comes from the exons ATGTGGCTGCTTTTAACAATGGCAAGTTTGATATCTGTACTGGGGACTACACATGGTTTCTTTGGAAAATTACATCCTGAAAGCCCTGAAGTGACTATGAACATT AGTCAGATGATTACTTATTGGGGATACCCAAATGAAGAATACGAAGTTGTGACTGAAGATGGTTATATTCTTGAAGTCAACAGAATTCCTTATGGGAAGAAAAATTCAGGGAATACAG GCCAGAGACCTGTTGTGTTTTTGCAGCATGGTTTGCTTGCATCAGCCACAAACTGGATTTCCAACCTGCCGAACAACAGCCTTGCCTTCATTCTGGCAGATGCTGGTTATGATGTGTGGCTGGGCAACAGCAGAGGAAACACCTGGGCTAGAAGAAACTTGTACTATTCACCAGATTCAGTTGAATTCTGGGCTTTCAG CTTTGATGAAATGGCTAAATATGACCTTCCAGCCACAATCGACTTCATTGTAaagaaaactggacagaagcagcTACACTACGTTGGCCATTCCCAGGGCACCACCATTG GttttattgccttttccaccaatCCCAGCCTGGCTAAAAGAATCAAAACCTTCTATGCTCTAGCTCCTGTTGCCACTGTGAAGTACACAAAAAGCCTTATAAACAAACTTAGATTTGTTCCTCAATCCCTCTTCAAG ATTATATTTGGTGACAAAATATTCTACCCACACAACTTCTTTGATCAATTTCTTGCTACTGAAGTGTGCTCCCGTGAGACACTGAATCTCCTTTGCAGCAATGCCTTATTTATAATTTGTGGATTTGACAGTAAGAACTTTAACACG AGTCGCTTGGATGTGTATCTATCACATAATCCAGCAGGAACTTCTGTTCAAAACATGTTCCATTGGTCCCAG GCTGTTAAGTCTGGGAAATTCCAAGCTTATGACTGGGGAAGCCCAGTTCAGAATAGGATGCACTATGATCAG TCCCAACCTCCCTACTACAATGTGACAGCCATGAATGTACCAATTGCAGTGTGGAACGGTGGCAAGGACCTGTTGGCTGACCCCCAAGATGTTGGCCTTTTGCTTCCAAAACTCCCCAATCTTATTTACCACAAGGAGATTCCTTTTTACAATCACTTGGACTTTATCTGGGCAATGGACGCCCCTCAAGAAGTTTACAATGACATTGTTTCTATGATATCAGAAGATAAAAAGTAG